The Lottiidibacillus patelloidae genome contains the following window.
AACTTAGAGCCTATTCCTTGATCACGATAGCCTTCTTTTAAATAAAACTGTGATAAACAACCAACATCGGGTTTCTTAACAGATGCAAGATCAAAAAATGTTGCAAAGTCATTATCATATACTTCCTTCGCTGAGATGTTTGCATAAACATAACCAACGGGTATTTCTCCATCCTTTACAACTGCAATATAATTATATTTCGCATTTGTAACAGATGGAACGAGGCGTGTTTCAAAATTCATTGAATCAAAAAACTCTTGATGCACTTTCGCTTTAGACTTTTGAAAAGCCATTAGTTCATTACATAGCTCTCGTAAAACTTCAATATTATTTTCTTCTATTACTTCATATGTAATTGCCAAAGTGATGCACTTCCTTTATTTAACAGTACTTCATCTTTATTATAGCTTTATTAGATTAAAAATAAAATGAAAAGGATGCAAAATTTCTTTGCATCCTTTAAAACTACGAAACTATAAAATTAATTAACTCCAACTGCATCAAATGCTTGATTAACAGATGCTACTTCAGAGCTATTTGCACCATATAGGTCGGTAGCACTTTGAACTGCAGCTGCACGTAGGTGACTAAAGTTAGAAGAAGCAGTTAAGTATTGTGTTAATGAACGGTAGAAAATTGCCCCCATTTTGTCATTACCAATACCGGTTACAGCTACACCATAGTGTGTTCCACCTTGGCTTAATAAGTAAGCTGCTTTATTGATGATACCGGAGTTCCAATGGACGCCACCGTTGTCTTGTGTACCAGTATAACGAACTGAATAGTGATCTGGATCGTTACTTGCTGTTGGATCTGCCATCGAGCGCAGTGCATCTCCTTCAATTCCAGGAGTATATATATCTTCACCAACTAACCAATCTGGGTTGTTATTAGCGTGAAACTCCGTTAACGTTCCAAAAATATCAGACATTGATTCGTTAATTGCGCCTGATTCATTTTGATAGATTAAGTCAGCACTGCTGTCTGTAACGGCATGTGTCAATTCATGGGCAACAACGTCAAGTGCTCCTGACAATGGAACGAAAGTTGTACCATCACCATCACCGTATACCATTTGCTGACCATTCCAGAAAGCATTGTTGTAGCTTCGACTATAGTGCACAGTGGAATGTAATGCAGCACCGTTGCCATCATAACTATTTCTGTTGAATTTAGTCATAAAGTAATCATACGTTACACCAGCATAGTAATGTGCATCTACTGCGGCAGCATCATAGGAAAGATTAAATTGTGCATCTAAATCTTCCCATAGCTTACCTGGTAATCTCGTACGATTGCTTGCATCATACGTGTAAATCCAACCATCACGAGTACGATCTTCTAAGTAATAA
Protein-coding sequences here:
- a CDS encoding GNAT family N-acetyltransferase, encoding MAITYEVIEENNIEVLRELCNELMAFQKSKAKVHQEFFDSMNFETRLVPSVTNAKYNYIAVVKDGEIPVGYVYANISAKEVYDNDFATFFDLASVKKPDVGCLSQFYLKEGYRDQGIGSKLIQMSMDWLKNFEDIEDYFVFVSNGNETALKFYERKGFSVSHDILDGFITVLRKSK
- a CDS encoding M4 family metallopeptidase, yielding MQLKKPITAVTLSLGLAFSAYASASAADISTVTVNKDVSTVSISWNSETGTPYFVTGTLATSTSMTAEELVLDYLSSKKNLFKFSSPHAKQSFKILEVNQDDLGFTHLRLQQMHQGIPVYGSQLTAHVKNGTLMSVSGTVIPDLEKKSSLKKNSKLTAQEAIKVAEEKLGFTADYEKKPHAEYMVYTKDGQASLAYVVNLNFLYPEPGNWMFTVDAVSGDVLNSFNAMHYAKGGKGGKPGGGSGGTEIKTTGTGTGVLGDAKTLNITQKGSSYYLEDRTRDGWIYTYDASNRTRLPGKLWEDLDAQFNLSYDAAAVDAHYYAGVTYDYFMTKFNRNSYDGNGAALHSTVHYSRSYNNAFWNGQQMVYGDGDGTTFVPLSGALDVVAHELTHAVTDSSADLIYQNESGAINESMSDIFGTLTEFHANNNPDWLVGEDIYTPGIEGDALRSMADPTASNDPDHYSVRYTGTQDNGGVHWNSGIINKAAYLLSQGGTHYGVAVTGIGNDKMGAIFYRSLTQYLTASSNFSHLRAAAVQSATDLYGANSSEVASVNQAFDAVGVN